The Ovis aries strain OAR_USU_Benz2616 breed Rambouillet chromosome 11, ARS-UI_Ramb_v3.0, whole genome shotgun sequence genome window below encodes:
- the SLC35G6 gene encoding solute carrier family 35 member G6, which yields MAGSHPYFNLPDFTQPSPPSTPPSLSSHQRCRPSDATKGLLVALLGGGLPAGFVGPFSRMAYQASHFPSLELLICRCLFHLPIALLLKLRGDPLLGPPDVRGRACLHALLNVLSIGCAYSAVQVVPAGNAATVRKGSSTVCSALLALCLESQRLSGYDWCGLLGSTLGLIIIVGPGLGTLQEGTTGLYTALGYVLAFLGGLALSLGLLVYRSLDFPSCLPTVAFLFGLVGLVGSVPGLFMLQTPVLPKDPLSWSCVGAVGILALVSFVCVSYAVTKAHPALVCAVLHSEVVVALMLQYYVLYETVAPSDIMGAGVVLGSIAIITAQNLSCEREGQVEE from the exons ATG GCTGGCAGTCACCCCTActtcaacctacctgacttcacgCAGCCATCACCGCCCTCCACTCCGCCCAGTCTCTCATCGCACCAGCGCTGCCGGCCCTCCGATGCCACCAAGGGCCTGCTCGTGGCCCTGCTGGGTGGGGGCCTACCTGCTGGCTTCGTGGGCCCCTTCTCCCGTATGGCTTACCAGGCTTCCCACTTTCCCTCGCTGGAGCTGCTCATCTGTCGATGCCTCTTCCACCTCCCCATTGCCCTGCTACTTAAACTTCGTGGTGACCCCCTCTTAGGACCTCCCGATGTCCGGGGCAGGGCCTGCCTCCACGCCCTGCTCAACGTCCTCAGCATCGGATGTGCCTACAGTGCAGTTCAGGTGGTGCCCGCCGGCAACGCTGCCACCGTCCGCAAAGGTTCTTCCACAGTCTGCTCTGCTCTCCTCGCCCTCTGCCTTGAGAGCCAGCGTCTCAGCGGCTATGACTGGTGTGGCTTGTTGGGCAGCACTCTGGGACTCATCATCATTGTGGGACCTGGACTAGGGACCCTGCAGGAGGGGACCACGGGCCTCTACACTGCCCTAGGCTATGTGCTTGCTTTCCTTGGTGGCCTGGCACTGTCACTGGGGCTCCTGGTGTATCGCTCCCTGGACTTTCCCTCCTGCCTACCAACAGTGGCCTTcctgtttggtttggtggggCTGGTGGGCTCTGTGCCAGGCCTCTTTATGCTGCAGACCCCCGTGCTGCCCAAGGATCCTCTGAGTTGGAGCTGTGTGGGGGCAGTGGGGATCCTTGCCCTGGTctcctttgtgtgtgtgagttaTGCGGTCACTAAGGCCCACCCCGCCCTGGTGTGTGCCGTCCTGCACTCTGAGGTGGTGGTGGCCTTGATGCTGCAATACTATGTGCTCTATGAGACCGTGGCACCTTCTGACATCATGGGGGCAGGGGTCGTTTTGGGCAGCATTGCCATTATCACTGCCCAGAACCTCAGCTGTGAGAGGGAAGGGCAGGTGGAGGAGTGA